Proteins encoded within one genomic window of Parolsenella massiliensis:
- the proC gene encoding pyrroline-5-carboxylate reductase encodes MSDSLKALPADLTVGVIGAGSMGGAIARGLVQSGAMAGERVLVCDHNADKLSALAREAGVCTFAGSEELVAAKPAVVILAVKPQVLAPVLEAHAAALAGTLVVSIAAGVTLATLESALPGARVVRVMPNLPVSVRSGASAVCGGTSASAEDVELVAALFAALGSAKVMREDQLDAEGAVVGCAPAYFALMVDSLTRAGIRAGLRAADAREMVNATMLGVAESLVASGEHPRAYMERVTSPGGTTAAALYELEPALVDGCYDAVDAALARTAELARG; translated from the coding sequence ATGTCCGATTCTCTGAAAGCCCTGCCCGCAGACCTCACTGTGGGCGTCATTGGCGCCGGCTCCATGGGTGGCGCCATCGCCCGCGGACTCGTGCAGTCCGGCGCCATGGCCGGCGAGCGCGTCCTTGTGTGCGATCACAACGCCGACAAGCTTTCGGCCCTTGCCCGCGAGGCGGGCGTGTGCACCTTCGCCGGCTCCGAGGAGCTCGTCGCGGCCAAGCCCGCCGTGGTCATCCTCGCCGTGAAGCCACAGGTGCTCGCCCCAGTGCTCGAGGCCCATGCCGCGGCGCTCGCGGGCACGCTCGTGGTCTCGATCGCCGCGGGCGTCACGCTGGCCACGCTCGAGTCCGCGCTTCCCGGCGCGCGCGTCGTGCGAGTTATGCCCAACCTGCCGGTCTCGGTGCGCTCGGGCGCCTCTGCCGTCTGCGGCGGCACCTCCGCCAGCGCCGAGGACGTGGAGCTCGTGGCCGCGCTGTTTGCCGCGCTGGGGTCTGCCAAGGTCATGCGCGAGGACCAGCTCGACGCCGAGGGAGCCGTCGTGGGCTGCGCGCCGGCCTACTTCGCCCTCATGGTGGACTCGCTCACGCGTGCCGGCATCCGCGCGGGCCTTCGCGCCGCGGACGCCCGCGAGATGGTGAACGCCACGATGCTCGGCGTGGCCGAGTCCCTCGTCGCCTCCGGCGAGCACCCGCGCGCCTACATGGAGCGCGTGACGTCCCCGGGCGGCACCACCGCCGCTGCCCTCTACGAGCTCGAGCCGGCGCTCGTGGACGGCTGCTATGACGCCGTCGACGCCGCGCTTGCGCGCACGGCCGAGCTGGCGAGGGGCTAG
- a CDS encoding cell division protein SepF — translation MGFLDNLKDKFQPRDNGYYDDGYGDYDEPYDGDDYYDDRQPQHDEPRGTGLLGNPSRPDADSVNVYTRSGRHLSGDDLPSTATDSYGSGTYGADGTYGSYSSDSAYRAADDDWRATADAPRDFEPQPADDGASYVPPMTQPGVFGATGNTPADKGLTAVPRVTSGKLPAYVLKPTSYDDVQMVVRRVRTNQPVVLSFKNLKIDTAKRILDFSFGLACGIDGAVEELGDRVFVVLPQGVELAESDKRKLRSEGLLD, via the coding sequence ATGGGATTTCTCGACAACCTCAAGGACAAGTTCCAGCCGCGTGACAACGGCTACTACGATGACGGCTACGGCGACTACGACGAGCCGTATGACGGCGACGACTACTACGACGACCGCCAGCCCCAGCACGACGAGCCGCGCGGTACCGGCCTTCTCGGCAACCCGAGCCGCCCCGACGCGGACAGCGTGAACGTCTACACCCGCTCGGGCCGCCACCTCTCCGGCGACGACCTGCCTTCCACGGCCACGGACAGCTACGGCTCGGGCACCTACGGGGCAGACGGCACGTACGGCTCCTACAGCTCAGACTCTGCCTATCGCGCCGCCGACGACGATTGGCGCGCCACCGCTGATGCCCCGCGCGACTTCGAGCCCCAGCCCGCCGACGACGGCGCCTCCTACGTGCCGCCCATGACGCAGCCCGGCGTCTTTGGCGCCACGGGCAACACGCCTGCCGACAAGGGCCTCACGGCCGTTCCCCGCGTGACGAGCGGAAAGCTGCCTGCTTACGTGCTCAAGCCCACGAGCTACGACGACGTCCAGATGGTCGTTCGCCGCGTGCGCACGAACCAGCCCGTGGTGCTGTCGTTCAAGAACCTCAAGATCGACACGGCCAAGCGCATCCTCGACTTCAGCTTCGGCCTTGCCTGCGGCATCGACGGTGCGGTCGAGGAGCTTGGCGACCGTGTGTTCGTGGTACTTCCGCAGGGCGTGGAGCTCGCCGAGTCCGACAAGCGCAAGCTCCGCTCCGAAGGCCTTCTCGACTAG